From Mannheimia pernigra, one genomic window encodes:
- the secB gene encoding protein-export chaperone SecB yields the protein MSEENQVASTEEATQAPFELQIQRVYVKDVSFEAPNLPTIFHQEWKPQLGFELDTETKEIGEDLYEVTLHITVQTTLEDSNDVAFICEVKQAGVFTIKGLEGIQLAHCLASQCPNVLYPYARELIASLVNRGTFPALNLSPVNFDALFMDYLQSQQQEESSEQSLAN from the coding sequence ATGTCAGAAGAAAATCAAGTTGCTTCAACAGAAGAGGCTACACAAGCGCCTTTCGAACTTCAAATTCAACGTGTTTATGTGAAAGATGTTTCATTTGAAGCGCCGAATTTGCCTACTATTTTCCATCAAGAATGGAAGCCACAGTTAGGTTTTGAGTTAGATACTGAAACCAAAGAGATCGGTGAAGATTTATACGAAGTAACATTGCACATTACTGTACAAACTACTTTGGAAGATAGCAATGATGTTGCGTTTATCTGCGAGGTGAAACAAGCAGGTGTCTTTACCATTAAAGGTCTAGAAGGCATTCAGCTTGCTCATTGTTTAGCGTCGCAATGTCCAAATGTGCTTTATCCTTATGCACGTGAATTAATCGCAAGCTTGGTTAATCGGGGTACATTCCCTGCGCTCAATCTTTCCCCAGTAAATTTTGATGCGTTATTTATGGATTACCTCCAAAGCCAGCAGCAAGAAGAAAGCTCAGAGCAGTCATTAGCTAACTAA
- the cysE gene encoding serine O-acetyltransferase encodes MQRDEINQIWQSIREEAKDLANSEPMLASFFHATILKHHNLGDALSYILANKLENPIMPAIALKEIIEEAYRAEPEIIASAACDINAVRTRDPAVDKWSTPLLYLKGFHALQSYRVTHYLWNQGRKALAVYLQNEISVAFDVDIHPAAKVGCGIMFDHATGIVIGETSVIENDVSILQGVTLGGTGKENGDRHPKIREGVMIGAGTKILGNIEIGRYSKIGANSVVLQPVPEYATAAGVPARIIGKSSEQKPAFDMNQYFGDEQRLFGDGI; translated from the coding sequence ATGCAACGAGATGAAATTAATCAGATTTGGCAATCTATTAGAGAAGAGGCAAAAGATCTTGCTAACAGTGAGCCGATGTTAGCGAGTTTTTTCCATGCAACTATTTTAAAACACCATAATTTGGGTGATGCGTTAAGTTATATTTTAGCAAATAAGCTGGAAAATCCGATTATGCCAGCAATTGCATTAAAAGAGATTATTGAAGAAGCCTATAGAGCAGAGCCCGAAATTATTGCGAGTGCTGCCTGTGATATTAATGCAGTTCGCACACGCGATCCTGCAGTCGATAAATGGAGTACGCCATTACTTTATCTAAAAGGCTTCCATGCTCTACAAAGCTACCGAGTCACGCACTATTTATGGAATCAAGGCAGAAAGGCACTTGCGGTTTATTTACAAAATGAAATTTCAGTTGCTTTTGATGTGGATATTCACCCTGCTGCAAAAGTGGGCTGTGGCATAATGTTTGACCACGCTACGGGCATTGTAATAGGCGAAACCTCGGTTATTGAAAATGACGTTTCAATTTTGCAAGGCGTCACACTAGGTGGAACAGGTAAAGAAAATGGCGACCGCCATCCGAAAATTCGAGAAGGTGTAATGATTGGTGCTGGTACGAAAATTCTGGGTAATATTGAAATTGGTCGTTATTCAAAAATTGGTGCAAATTCGGTGGTACTACAACCTGTTCCAGAATATGCTACCGCCGCTGGCGTACCTGCTCGCATTATAGGCAAGTCCTCAGAACAAAAACCAGCATTCGATATGAACCAATATTTCGGAGACGAACAGCGATTGTTTGGCGATGGAATTTAG
- a CDS encoding rhodanese-like domain-containing protein, giving the protein MEQLTFAQQFQQFFANHTIMVFAWVALFVAVVFSFYKNANRKYNIVDNAQATQLINKEEAIVIDLRSDDEFRAGHIIDSIHVLPSELKAGKTHQIDKYKARPMILVDVNGFTSGGVADAIAKQGFSKLYVLKEGIAGWRAASLPTVKKHK; this is encoded by the coding sequence ATGGAACAACTTACTTTTGCTCAACAATTTCAGCAATTCTTTGCAAATCATACAATTATGGTATTCGCATGGGTTGCATTATTTGTCGCGGTGGTTTTCAGTTTTTATAAAAATGCGAACCGCAAATACAATATTGTGGATAATGCACAAGCCACTCAGTTGATTAATAAAGAAGAAGCGATAGTGATTGATTTACGTTCAGATGATGAGTTCCGTGCAGGTCATATTATTGATAGTATTCACGTTTTACCTTCAGAATTAAAAGCAGGAAAAACACATCAGATTGATAAATACAAAGCTCGCCCTATGATTTTAGTTGATGTTAATGGGTTTACATCAGGCGGTGTTGCAGATGCTATTGCTAAACAAGGTTTTAGCAAGCTATATGTATTAAAAGAGGGAATTGCAGGCTGGCGTGCAGCAAGCCTCCCAACAGTTAAGAAACATAAATAA
- the rpsL gene encoding 30S ribosomal protein S12, producing MATINQLVRKPRVKKVVKSNVPALEACPQKRGVCTRVYTTTPKKPNSALRKVCRIRLTNGFEVTSYIGGEGHNLQEHSVVLIRGGRVKDLPGVRYHTVRGALDCAGVKDRKQGRSKYGVKRPKS from the coding sequence ATGGCAACTATCAACCAGCTAGTACGCAAACCGCGTGTGAAAAAGGTTGTAAAAAGTAACGTTCCTGCATTAGAGGCTTGCCCGCAGAAACGTGGCGTGTGTACTCGTGTATACACTACTACACCTAAAAAACCGAACTCAGCATTACGTAAAGTATGCCGTATTCGTTTAACAAATGGCTTTGAAGTAACTTCATACATCGGTGGTGAAGGTCATAACCTTCAAGAACACAGTGTTGTATTAATCCGTGGTGGTCGTGTAAAAGACTTACCAGGTGTTCGTTACCATACTGTACGTGGTGCACTTGACTGTGCAGGCGTTAAAGATCGTAAACAAGGTCGTTCTAAATACGGCGTTAAACGTCCTAAATCTTAA
- the rpsG gene encoding 30S ribosomal protein S7, giving the protein MPRRRSIEPRKILPDPKFGSELLAKFINVLMVDGKKSTAEKIVYGALEALAQRSGKEALEAFEIALENVRPTVEVKSRRVGGSTYQVPVEVRPTRRNALAMRWIVEAARKRGDKSMALRLANELSDAADNKGSAVKKREDVHRMAEANKAFAHFRW; this is encoded by the coding sequence ATGCCACGTCGTCGTAGTATTGAACCACGCAAAATTCTTCCAGATCCGAAATTTGGTTCGGAATTACTTGCAAAATTTATTAACGTGTTAATGGTAGATGGTAAAAAATCTACTGCAGAAAAAATCGTTTATGGTGCATTAGAAGCTTTAGCACAACGTTCTGGTAAAGAAGCGTTAGAAGCTTTTGAAATTGCATTAGAAAACGTACGTCCAACCGTTGAGGTTAAATCTCGCCGTGTGGGTGGTTCTACATACCAAGTACCAGTAGAAGTTCGCCCAACTCGTCGTAATGCTTTAGCTATGCGTTGGATCGTAGAAGCAGCTCGTAAACGTGGTGACAAATCAATGGCATTACGTTTAGCTAACGAATTATCAGACGCAGCAGACAACAAAGGCTCAGCAGTGAAGAAACGTGAAGATGTTCACCGTATGGCTGAAGCTAACAAAGCGTTTGCTCACTTCCGTTGGTAA
- the gpsA gene encoding NAD(P)H-dependent glycerol-3-phosphate dehydrogenase yields the protein MSEVYSAPIAVLGAGSYGTALAIALSRNGHKTYLWGHNPVKMAELAKVRMNQAFLPDIIFPEALEVVSDLSTVLQKVKDLLIVVPSHVFSDVLMQIKPILSKEHRIMWATKGLERDTGRLLQTVTQEILGESYPLAVLSGPTFAKELALGLPTAIALASTDPIFADEMQQRIHCSKAFRVYLNSDIVGVQLGGAIKNVIAIGAGISDGMGFGANARTALITRGLAEISRLGASLGADPKTFTGMAGLADLVLTCTDNQSRNRRFGLALGQGKSAEAAIGEIKQVVEGFYNTKEAYLLAQKQSVEMPIVEQIYQILFCGKNASDAVKDLLGRERKEE from the coding sequence ATGAGTGAAGTTTATTCAGCACCAATCGCCGTGTTGGGTGCAGGCTCTTACGGTACGGCACTCGCAATTGCTCTTTCTCGCAATGGTCATAAAACCTACTTATGGGGACATAACCCAGTAAAAATGGCGGAACTTGCTAAAGTTAGGATGAACCAAGCTTTTTTGCCAGATATTATTTTTCCAGAAGCGTTGGAAGTGGTTTCAGATTTATCAACGGTATTGCAAAAAGTTAAAGATTTGCTCATTGTTGTGCCAAGCCACGTATTTTCTGATGTTTTGATGCAAATTAAGCCGATTTTGTCTAAAGAGCACCGCATTATGTGGGCAACTAAAGGGCTCGAACGAGATACAGGACGATTATTACAAACGGTAACGCAAGAAATTCTAGGCGAATCTTACCCACTCGCTGTGCTTTCTGGTCCAACTTTTGCAAAAGAGCTTGCTTTAGGCCTACCAACTGCTATTGCTCTTGCTTCAACGGATCCTATTTTTGCTGATGAAATGCAACAACGTATTCACTGCTCAAAGGCATTCCGTGTTTACCTCAACAGCGATATTGTTGGGGTGCAACTGGGCGGTGCAATTAAAAATGTGATTGCCATTGGTGCTGGTATTTCAGATGGAATGGGGTTTGGAGCAAATGCTAGAACTGCCTTAATAACTAGAGGGCTTGCTGAAATTAGCCGCTTAGGTGCCTCTTTAGGCGCTGATCCAAAAACCTTTACAGGAATGGCGGGTCTAGCTGACCTAGTGCTGACTTGTACCGATAATCAATCTAGAAATCGCCGCTTTGGACTCGCTCTTGGACAAGGAAAATCGGCAGAAGCCGCTATCGGTGAAATTAAGCAAGTAGTGGAAGGTTTTTACAATACCAAAGAAGCGTATTTACTTGCACAAAAACAAAGTGTTGAAATGCCTATAGTCGAGCAGATTTATCAAATCCTCTTTTGTGGGAAAAATGCTTCGGATGCAGTTAAAGATTTGTTAGGGCGTGAGCGAAAAGAGGAATAA
- the tuf gene encoding elongation factor Tu, whose translation MSKEKFERTKPHVNVGTIGHVDHGKTTLTAAITTVLSKHFGGAARAFDQIDNAPEEKARGITINTSHVEYDTETRHYAHVDCPGHADYVKNMITGAAQMDGAILVVAATDGPMPQTREHILLGRQVGVPYIIVFLNKCDMVDDEELLELVEMEVRELLSQYDFPGDDTPIVRGSALQALNGVAEWEEKILELAGHLDSYIPEPERAIDKPFLLPIEDVFSISGRGTVVTGRVERGIVRTGDEVEIVGIKDTTKTTVTGVEMFRKLLDEGRAGENVGALLRGTKREEIERGQVLAKPGSITPHTDFESEVYVLSKEEGGRHTPFFKGYRPQFYFRTTDVTGTIELPEGVEMVMPGDNIKMVVSLIHPIAMDEGLRFAIREGGRTVGAGVVAKIIK comes from the coding sequence GTGTCTAAAGAAAAATTTGAACGTACAAAACCGCACGTTAATGTGGGTACAATAGGCCACGTTGACCATGGTAAAACAACTTTAACAGCAGCGATCACAACGGTATTATCAAAACACTTTGGTGGTGCAGCTCGTGCATTTGACCAAATTGATAACGCACCGGAAGAGAAAGCGCGTGGTATCACCATCAACACTTCACACGTTGAGTACGATACAGAGACCCGTCACTACGCACACGTTGACTGCCCAGGACACGCGGACTATGTTAAAAACATGATTACGGGTGCAGCGCAGATGGACGGCGCAATCTTAGTAGTAGCAGCGACAGACGGTCCAATGCCACAAACTCGTGAGCACATCTTATTAGGTCGCCAAGTAGGTGTTCCATATATCATCGTATTCTTAAACAAATGCGATATGGTAGATGACGAAGAGTTATTAGAATTAGTTGAAATGGAAGTTCGTGAACTTCTTTCACAATATGACTTCCCAGGTGATGACACACCAATCGTACGTGGTTCAGCGTTACAAGCGTTAAACGGCGTAGCGGAGTGGGAAGAAAAAATCCTTGAATTAGCGGGTCACTTAGACAGCTACATCCCAGAGCCAGAGCGTGCGATTGATAAACCATTCTTATTACCAATCGAAGACGTATTCTCAATTTCAGGCCGTGGTACAGTAGTAACAGGTCGTGTAGAGCGTGGTATTGTTCGTACTGGTGATGAAGTTGAAATCGTAGGTATCAAAGATACAACGAAAACGACGGTAACGGGTGTTGAGATGTTCCGTAAATTATTAGACGAAGGTCGTGCAGGTGAAAACGTTGGTGCATTATTACGTGGAACCAAACGTGAAGAAATCGAACGTGGTCAAGTATTAGCTAAACCGGGTTCAATCACACCACACACAGACTTTGAATCAGAAGTTTACGTGTTATCAAAAGAAGAAGGTGGTCGTCACACGCCATTCTTCAAAGGCTACCGTCCACAGTTCTACTTCCGTACAACGGATGTAACAGGTACTATCGAATTACCAGAAGGTGTTGAGATGGTAATGCCAGGCGATAACATCAAAATGGTGGTAAGCTTAATTCACCCAATCGCGATGGACGAAGGTTTACGTTTTGCGATTCGTGAGGGTGGTCGTACAGTAGGTGCGGGCGTTGTTGCGAAAATCATCAAATAA
- the waaF gene encoding lipopolysaccharide heptosyltransferase II — translation MNILVIGPSWVGDMMMSHSLYQQLKVQYPSCQIDVMAPDWCRPLLARMPEVRNAISMPIGHGSFRLCERYKLGKSLRHQYEMAIILPNSLKSALIPFFAQIATRRGWKGESRYFFLNDLRTNKNAYPMMVQRYVALAFEQGRVPQAERLPIAYPYLQTDSQEIEQTKAKFEKQLSYAEDRLAIGFCPGAEFGPAKRWPHYHYANLAKMLIEQGYSVRLFGSKKDQEVGEQICLSLPENLQRYCLNLAGQTDLNQAVDLIADCKALVSNDSGLMHIAAALNKPLVALYGPTSPEYTPPLSKNAVIIRLIDGGLIKIRKGDGAEGYHQSLIDIEPQMVIEKLNQLLA, via the coding sequence ATGAATATTTTAGTTATTGGGCCTTCTTGGGTTGGCGATATGATGATGTCTCATTCACTTTATCAGCAGCTTAAAGTGCAATATCCGAGTTGTCAAATTGATGTGATGGCACCTGATTGGTGCCGTCCGCTTTTAGCTAGAATGCCTGAGGTACGTAATGCAATCTCAATGCCAATTGGGCACGGCTCGTTTCGTTTGTGTGAACGTTATAAACTTGGAAAATCATTGAGACATCAGTATGAAATGGCAATTATATTGCCTAATTCCTTGAAGTCTGCGTTGATTCCATTTTTTGCTCAAATTGCAACACGTCGTGGTTGGAAAGGCGAAAGTCGATATTTTTTCTTAAATGATCTTCGCACTAATAAAAATGCTTATCCAATGATGGTGCAGCGTTACGTTGCCTTAGCCTTTGAGCAAGGAAGAGTTCCTCAAGCAGAACGGTTACCGATTGCTTATCCTTACCTGCAAACGGATAGCCAAGAAATTGAGCAAACCAAAGCAAAATTTGAGAAACAATTAAGTTATGCAGAAGATCGCCTAGCGATTGGTTTCTGCCCAGGGGCTGAATTTGGCCCTGCAAAACGTTGGCCGCATTACCACTATGCGAATTTAGCTAAAATGTTAATTGAACAAGGCTATTCTGTCAGATTATTTGGCTCGAAAAAAGATCAAGAAGTTGGTGAACAAATTTGTCTATCATTACCTGAAAATCTACAGCGATATTGCTTAAACTTAGCAGGGCAAACCGACTTAAATCAGGCCGTGGATTTAATTGCCGATTGTAAAGCACTCGTAAGCAATGATTCAGGTTTAATGCATATTGCGGCGGCACTCAATAAACCATTAGTTGCTTTATATGGGCCGACAAGCCCTGAATATACGCCGCCGCTTTCCAAAAACGCGGTTATTATTCGTTTAATTGACGGTGGATTAATTAAAATCCGCAAAGGTGACGGGGCGGAAGGTTATCACCAAAGTTTGATTGACATTGAGCCTCAAATGGTAATAGAAAAACTCAATCAGTTATTAGCATAA
- the tig gene encoding trigger factor, with the protein MSFSIETLEGLQRRVKITVPADKIEAGYKEQLKGYAKNARVDGFRKGKVPHSIIEQRFGVAARQDVLSDEMQRAFFETVIAEKINLAGRPTFTPNNYQPGQDFDFTAEFEVFPEVELKGLENIEVEKPVVEITDADLDKMVDVLRKQQATWVETQDVAKEDARVTIDFVGSVDGEEFEGGKASDFVLFMGQGRMIPGFEDGIVGHKAGEQFDIDVTFPEEYHSENLKGKAAKFAITLKKVEEMVLPELTEEFVKKFGNAKSVEELRSEIKKNMQRELKNAVTSRIKTQVINGLIAQNDVEVPAAAVEEEINVLRQQAVQRFGGKPDMVAQLPAELFEAEAKRRVQVGLLLSSIIGSNELKVDEKRVEDMVADIASAYEQPEEVVAHYAKNRQLTENIRNVVLEEQAVDTVLAKAKVTEKAMSFDEVMSQQAQ; encoded by the coding sequence ATGTCATTCTCAATTGAAACATTAGAAGGCTTACAACGCCGTGTAAAAATAACCGTTCCAGCTGATAAAATCGAAGCAGGCTACAAAGAACAATTAAAAGGCTATGCGAAAAATGCTCGTGTGGATGGCTTCCGCAAAGGTAAAGTGCCACACTCAATTATTGAACAACGTTTTGGTGTCGCAGCTCGTCAAGATGTATTATCTGATGAAATGCAGCGTGCATTCTTTGAAACTGTAATTGCTGAAAAGATCAATCTTGCAGGTCGCCCAACTTTTACACCGAACAACTATCAACCAGGTCAGGATTTCGATTTTACTGCTGAATTTGAAGTATTTCCAGAAGTGGAATTAAAAGGCTTAGAAAACATTGAAGTGGAAAAACCAGTTGTTGAAATTACAGATGCAGATTTAGACAAAATGGTTGATGTGTTACGTAAACAACAAGCAACGTGGGTAGAAACTCAAGACGTTGCAAAAGAAGATGCTCGTGTAACTATTGACTTTGTAGGCTCGGTAGATGGAGAAGAATTCGAAGGCGGTAAAGCGTCTGACTTCGTATTATTTATGGGCCAAGGTCGTATGATCCCTGGTTTTGAAGACGGTATCGTAGGCCACAAAGCAGGCGAGCAATTCGACATTGATGTAACTTTCCCAGAAGAGTACCATTCTGAAAACTTAAAAGGTAAAGCAGCAAAATTTGCGATTACTTTGAAGAAAGTAGAAGAAATGGTATTACCTGAATTAACAGAAGAGTTTGTAAAAAAATTCGGTAATGCAAAATCTGTTGAAGAGTTACGTTCAGAAATTAAGAAAAATATGCAACGTGAACTTAAAAATGCAGTAACTTCACGTATTAAAACACAAGTGATCAACGGATTGATTGCTCAAAACGATGTTGAAGTGCCAGCTGCTGCTGTGGAAGAAGAAATTAATGTGTTACGCCAGCAAGCCGTTCAACGTTTTGGCGGTAAGCCTGATATGGTTGCACAACTACCAGCGGAATTATTTGAAGCAGAAGCTAAGCGTCGTGTACAAGTTGGCTTATTACTTTCTTCAATCATTGGTTCTAATGAATTAAAAGTTGATGAAAAACGTGTTGAAGATATGGTTGCTGATATCGCTTCAGCTTATGAGCAACCAGAAGAAGTAGTTGCTCACTATGCAAAAAATCGCCAATTAACGGAAAATATTCGAAATGTGGTTTTAGAAGAGCAAGCGGTTGATACTGTATTAGCGAAAGCGAAGGTGACAGAAAAAGCAATGTCATTTGACGAAGTAATGTCACAACAAGCTCAGTAA
- the rfaC gene encoding lipopolysaccharide heptosyltransferase RfaC gives MKILIVKTSSMGDVLHTLPALTDMQNAIPNLTVDWVVEESFTDIPTWHSAVNKVIPVAIRRWRKNLCKRQTWIEWQNFLKELKREQYDVVIDAQGLIKSAVLVTYPAKGQKFGYDKNSAREGLSSLFYDYRFDIPYQQHAVQRMRKLFAKSLGYALPATRGNYNIAQHFAKNQSKMTAYVMLIYATTRADKHWKEEYWAEVIQELAKWDLEVRLTWGNLIEKERAERLAKSANNVIILPKMGLTELAAQLEGAKVVVSVDTGLSHLAAALDKSNVILYGATDPKLIGAYGHNQYYVTADKMENITPAQVLAKLIPLVRK, from the coding sequence ATGAAAATTCTAATCGTAAAAACCTCCTCTATGGGTGATGTGTTACACACTTTGCCTGCCTTAACTGATATGCAAAATGCGATACCTAATTTAACGGTAGATTGGGTAGTTGAAGAAAGTTTTACAGACATTCCGACTTGGCATTCTGCGGTTAATAAAGTGATTCCTGTCGCGATTCGCCGTTGGCGGAAGAATTTATGCAAACGCCAGACTTGGATAGAATGGCAAAATTTCTTAAAAGAGTTGAAACGTGAGCAATATGATGTGGTCATTGATGCACAAGGACTAATCAAAAGTGCAGTATTGGTTACCTACCCAGCAAAAGGGCAAAAATTTGGCTATGATAAAAATTCAGCTCGCGAAGGTTTAAGCAGCTTATTTTATGACTATAGGTTTGATATTCCTTATCAACAGCACGCAGTCCAGCGAATGAGAAAATTATTTGCAAAATCATTGGGTTATGCTTTACCTGCGACACGGGGTAATTACAATATTGCACAACATTTTGCAAAAAATCAGTCAAAAATGACCGCTTACGTTATGCTCATTTACGCGACAACTCGAGCAGATAAGCATTGGAAAGAAGAATATTGGGCAGAGGTGATACAAGAACTCGCCAAGTGGGATCTTGAAGTTCGATTAACTTGGGGAAACTTAATTGAAAAAGAAAGAGCGGAGCGTTTAGCTAAGTCAGCAAATAATGTGATTATTTTGCCTAAAATGGGATTAACAGAATTGGCGGCTCAACTTGAGGGAGCTAAAGTCGTGGTATCGGTAGATACTGGTCTGAGCCATTTAGCTGCTGCTTTAGATAAATCTAATGTGATTTTGTACGGTGCAACAGATCCCAAATTAATCGGGGCTTATGGTCACAATCAGTATTATGTAACAGCCGACAAAATGGAAAATATTACCCCAGCCCAAGTATTGGCAAAATTAATACCTTTGGTTAGGAAATAA
- the fusA gene encoding elongation factor G has translation MARQTPIERYRNIGISAHIDAGKTTTSERILFYTGVSHKIGEVHDGAATMDWMEQEQERGITITSAATTAFWSGMSQQYPQHRINVIDTPGHVDFTIEVERSMRVLDGAVMVYCAVGGVQPQSETVWRQANKYKVPRIAFVNKMDRTGANFLRVVEQIKTRLGGNAVALQLPIGAEDSFKGVIDLIKMKAINWNEADQGMTFTYEDVPAEMLDACEERRAMLVEAAAEASEELMEKFFSGEELTEEEIKSALRQRVLAGEVIPVCCGSAFKNKGVQAMLDAVIDYLPAPTDIPAIKGINEDETEGERHPSDDEPFSSLAFKIATDPFVGNLTFFRVYSGVINSGDTVYNSVKQKRERFGRIVQMHANKREEIKEVRAGDIAAAIGLKDVGTGDTLCALDAPIILERMEFPEPVISVAVEPKTKADQEKMGLALGRLAQEDPSFRVHTDEESGETIISGMGELHLDIIVDRMKREFKVEANIGKPQVSYRETIRTRVNDVEGKHAKQSGGRGQYGHVVIDLYPLDAEGPGYEFVNEIKGGVIPGEYIPAVDKGIQEQLKSGPLAGYPVVDLGARLHFGSYHDVDSSELAFKLAASLAFKSAFAKANPVLLEPIMKVEVETPPDYVGDVIGDLSRRRAMVNGQEANEFVVKINAEVPLSEMFGYATDLRSQTQGRASYSMEPLKYAEAPKNVADAIIEARRK, from the coding sequence ATGGCTCGTCAAACCCCTATTGAAAGATACCGTAATATCGGTATCAGTGCACACATCGACGCGGGTAAAACAACGACTTCTGAACGTATCCTTTTCTATACAGGTGTAAGCCACAAGATCGGTGAAGTTCACGATGGTGCTGCAACAATGGACTGGATGGAACAAGAGCAAGAGCGTGGTATTACGATCACCTCTGCGGCAACAACTGCGTTCTGGTCTGGTATGTCACAACAATACCCACAACATCGTATTAACGTTATCGATACTCCGGGACACGTTGACTTTACTATCGAAGTAGAGCGTTCAATGCGTGTTCTTGACGGTGCGGTAATGGTTTACTGTGCGGTAGGTGGCGTTCAACCACAGTCTGAAACAGTATGGCGTCAAGCTAACAAATATAAAGTACCACGTATTGCGTTCGTAAATAAAATGGACCGTACTGGTGCAAACTTCCTACGCGTTGTTGAGCAAATCAAAACTCGTTTAGGTGGTAATGCAGTTGCATTGCAACTTCCAATCGGTGCAGAAGATAGCTTCAAAGGTGTTATTGACCTTATCAAAATGAAAGCAATCAACTGGAACGAAGCTGACCAAGGTATGACTTTTACTTACGAAGATGTTCCAGCAGAAATGCTAGACGCTTGTGAAGAACGTCGTGCAATGTTAGTGGAAGCAGCAGCGGAAGCTTCTGAAGAATTAATGGAAAAATTCTTCTCTGGTGAAGAGTTAACTGAAGAAGAAATTAAATCAGCATTACGTCAACGTGTATTGGCAGGTGAAGTAATTCCTGTTTGCTGTGGTTCTGCATTCAAAAACAAAGGTGTTCAAGCGATGCTTGATGCGGTAATTGATTACTTACCAGCACCAACTGATATTCCAGCGATTAAAGGTATTAATGAAGATGAAACTGAAGGCGAGCGTCACCCAAGTGATGATGAACCATTCTCTTCATTAGCATTTAAAATTGCAACTGACCCATTCGTAGGTAACTTAACGTTCTTCCGTGTGTACTCAGGTGTAATTAACTCTGGTGATACAGTTTACAACTCGGTAAAACAGAAACGTGAACGTTTCGGTCGTATCGTACAGATGCACGCAAATAAACGTGAAGAGATCAAAGAGGTTCGTGCGGGTGATATCGCTGCAGCAATCGGCTTAAAAGATGTTGGTACAGGTGATACATTATGTGCATTGGATGCACCGATCATTCTAGAACGTATGGAATTCCCAGAGCCAGTAATCTCTGTTGCGGTAGAGCCAAAAACTAAAGCTGACCAAGAAAAAATGGGCTTAGCGTTAGGTCGTTTAGCACAAGAAGACCCTTCATTCCGTGTTCACACGGATGAAGAATCTGGAGAAACTATTATCTCTGGTATGGGTGAGTTACACTTAGATATCATCGTTGACCGTATGAAACGTGAATTTAAAGTGGAAGCGAACATTGGTAAACCACAAGTATCTTACCGTGAAACTATTCGCACTCGTGTTAACGATGTGGAAGGTAAACACGCAAAACAATCTGGTGGTCGTGGTCAATATGGTCACGTTGTAATCGACTTGTACCCATTAGATGCGGAAGGTCCAGGTTACGAATTCGTGAACGAAATCAAAGGTGGTGTAATTCCTGGTGAATACATTCCTGCGGTTGATAAAGGTATCCAAGAGCAACTTAAATCTGGTCCATTAGCGGGCTACCCAGTAGTGGATTTAGGTGCTCGTTTACACTTCGGTTCATACCACGATGTTGACTCATCTGAGTTAGCGTTTAAACTTGCAGCGTCATTAGCATTTAAGTCAGCGTTTGCAAAAGCAAACCCGGTATTACTTGAACCAATTATGAAAGTTGAAGTGGAAACTCCACCAGACTACGTTGGTGATGTAATCGGTGACTTAAGTCGTCGTCGTGCAATGGTAAACGGTCAGGAAGCGAATGAGTTTGTTGTTAAAATCAATGCGGAAGTTCCACTTTCAGAAATGTTTGGTTATGCAACAGACCTACGTTCACAGACTCAAGGTCGTGCATCATACTCAATGGAACCTTTAAAATATGCTGAAGCACCAAAAAATGTTGCTGATGCTATTATTGAAGCTCGTAGAAAATAA